Below is a window of Panthera leo isolate Ple1 chromosome B4, P.leo_Ple1_pat1.1, whole genome shotgun sequence DNA.
CCCGTTTATATTGGGTCAGTTGAATTAAAAAGGCACTGAAATAGGCAAATTAAAGATAAAGGAGACACTacctttttccatatttttaattaccATTATTGCACCAATACAGCATAcgctttatatacatatatcttaaatttcattttcagtttttcagcaattcaaatacataatatattatcaTCTTGAGAATACAAAGAACACAACATGGAGGAAGATTGAGAAAATAGTTTCCCAGTAGTCAGTCACTAGTGATTCTATAGACTTTCCACTTAGTGTTTtctattggaattttaaaaagccctgCCATGGCTCTGTAAGAATAGAGCTGCCTGGAACAggaggcaatgagaaaaaaatggaccCAAAGTTAAAAAGAGTCAAGAAGGAAATCCAGGAGAGAGACTATATTTTGAAACTAAACACAAGCCTCCCAAAGTGTACACATCCAAAGAAGTGCTGAGGGAAGAAACGAGATCTTCCCATTTCACCCTCAAAATTGCTCATTAACAAACACAACTGATAGTGCCCATTCATTTGAGAAAGGGAACTGTCTTCACAGCACTGTAAAAGGAATGGTGGggtagagggaagggaaagtggtgGGAGAGCAACTTGCTTTCGAGATACCCTCTGTGATGGTTTAGCGAAGCGGTCACTCGGGCAGAACCTAGGACGGCTAGTGCCGTGGACTCTCCAGCTTCCTTCATAAGTGACAATGTATGTAATAGCAGCTTTCTATGAAAGGGCTAGATGCACTGAAAACTAAATGTTCACGCAAGGGGCCAGATACCCAGGCAGCAAGGCAATGTGGGTACTGAAAAAGAGTTACGTGCTTTTCAACCCGTCTGCTCTACAGATCAGGTTAAAAACTCTAAACCCTTCAACTCCAGGTCAAATAATGGGGCAAATACAAAGTAATGCCGCGCTTCAAATGCAGCCACCAGACGGAGCTGCAAGAAAGTCAACGCTTCTCTACAATAGGACTTGGAAAACACAGCCCCTCGAACCTCCTTCATCTAAGAGACACCCACTGATCAAAGATGTTGCACTATtcaacaaataaaagaacagtgGAGGTGCCACCAACAAACCCTCTGAGCACAGGAAGAAACAATGTAAACACACGAGGGCGATGGAGCTGCCCCCCGCCCTGGATGTTCACTGGACAGGATAAGCCTGCAGGAGGGTCTATCTCAGAGACCCAGGAAACAGGTCTTTCTTCACACCTATCCCTGTCAAAACTCTGAATCTGTAAACACTGAGGTTGGTCAGTCCATTTGGAGGGTCGTAGGCTAGTGGGAAAGGAAATTTCAAGGTTTTTGTCTCCCCTGAAATTGCTCAATAGGGCTTCACAAAGAGGCACACAGGGTCATGAGATGATTCTGAAATAAGTTGAAGAATTGAAAAGAACAATTTTACAGATGTTAGAATTCACTTCTCCCTCAAAGAGATCTGGCCTTTGGGGCCCTGCATAGTCAGCCACAAGTATGAGAAGACCCACCACTCCCCTGCCTTAACAGTGAACAGGAGATGAGAGATTCTTCCTCGGCTGTACGCAAGTAACAACATAGGGGGGTGACGTGATCCAGCTTGAATGCAATGGAGGAGCTATGAAAAAGATTGTCCAGTAATTTTGGTTCTGGGAAGAGAAGGGGTTCCTAACTTCCCTCACAGATTGGTGCCctcaaggtcattttttttttcttcaagtctgTCCTTAATGCTATTCAGAACTGGACCCAGTTGGATGGCTGTGGTGCCTGGTTTGGAACAGAGCTGCAAGacaggagaacagagagaaagccaAAGGAATTAGGACAGCTACTCCATTCTTCACTTAATAGTTTCCAAGAAATCAATGCCCAGATTTTCTGAAACTATACCTCACAGAAATTCTACTTATCAAGGCTTGAAACATCCCAGCCAAACTTCACCCTACAGCTTTCTTCTCCCACCATCCCCAGCACTAACTCTACTTCCTTACCTAAACTTCCTGCCTAAGACTCTATGATCTGGAAATGCCCTGCCTTCCCACATCAAGATTTCATTGGACGGTGACATTCCCTGTACCCTGCTTGACAGTATGCTGGTTTCACTATGCTCATACCTGGAAGCAGTGCTGAAGTCTCCCCACAAGTCATTGCTTGCAGACACTGGAGCTGGTGCTGGTGCCGGGACAGGAGCAGGAGCATCCAAATCTAAAAGGATATCTGAATACAGGGCAGacggaagaaaaagaaaaggggaagcataataaaaatcttagaaataaaaacctaCGCTTACACCAAAATCTATACACAAATGTTCCTTGCAGCTTTATCTgcaatagccaaaaactggataTGAGCCAGATGTTTCCCCGTGGGTGACGACGGTTAAACGCgctatggtacatccataccatggaatactacccagcaagaaagagaaacaaactgcTGATGTACACAgcttggatgaatctcaagggaattatgctgagtggaaaaaGCCAATCCCCAAAGGTTATGTACTGTATGTTTCCACTTATATAACATTCACGAagtgacaaaattataaagatggCAAACAGACTAGTGATCGCCAAGGGTTAGAGGAGGAGTGGGGCAGGACTCGGGGGGAGGTGTGGGTATAAAAGGATGATGTGAGGGACCCTTGCACTGAGGGAGCTGTTCTGTATCCTGACCGTGGTAACAGATCCAGGAACCTAACACAATCACAGTGCAGAGAgctaaacacacatatacacacgaaTGAGAACACGTGTAGCTGGTGAAATCTACATAAGATCAGTAGACGGtatcaatgtcaatttcctgattAAGCTGTTCCACTTCGGTTTTGTAAACAGTTACCATTTAGGGAAAATGGGTAAAGAGGACCCAggatttctttctgttattttttacaaCTGCGTGTGAACCTACaatcatcttaaaataaaaagcttcattcaaaaaaattaaaaataaatcttagacATTATCCCCCCAGTGCCTTCTGGAGACACTTATGAAAAAAAGTAGGTTACAACCATTTTTATctcaaaattccagaaagaaaaagtttactCTTAGTCGTCAATTATATGAATAATCTCAGAAAAATTCCTTTTCACGTTCTAATGTTctcactctttcattttttttaatgtttattttttgagagagcacacacatacatacgcatgtgagagaggggaaggagcagacagagagggctACAGAGGAtcaaggcaggctctgcactgacagcaaagagcctgacacagggctcaaacacacaaactatgagatcacaacctgagccgatgtcaaacccaggcacccctaatattcTCATTCTTGAAATGGAAAGAACTAGATCTATTCTTTTTTGCCATTAGATGGTACAGAAAAGTGAAAATGTATTCACGAACCCAGATGCTGTCTAACGGTCTCCCAGCTGCCCTAacgaagaaacaggaaaaatgaaaacatcacgTTTACTGAGTGGCTGCTCTGCGCCACGGACAGTGCTAGGTGGCGTCAGGCCACCCCACCTTCACAATCTGGGTGTAGTTTTAAGTCTCCATTATGTAGATAAGGATATTAAGACAGAAAATGTAAAGGTAAATAATATTACCAAGTACACTCAGATATAAAATAGCAgagctcagggcgcctgggtggctcagtcggttgagcatccaacttcagctcaggtcatgatctcacggtccgtgggttcgagccccgcgtcgggctctgtgtcagtccagagcctggagcctgctttggattctatgcctccctctctctctgcccctcccccacgcaggctctgtctctttcaaaaaatgaataaacgttaaaaaaaattaaaaaaaaaaaaaaaaaaaaaaaaaaagcagagctcTCACCAAAATCTGAGTGCATCTGACTCTCAGGCCTACTAGCATCTAACCAAGgtacaatgaaggaaacagtCTTTTTCTTAATAaccactcattttcttttttggagcgggtgggagaatctcaagcaggttccacacccagcttgaagcctgatgcagggctcaatctcacaactgtgagatcaagagctgagctgaaatcaagagtcagatgcttaatcaacagagccacccaggtgccccaatatccaCTCATTTTCTGACAAAGAACCTACCAAATACCATGACTCTCGGTTCAATAGAAAAGCTTAAATCCCTTGCTAAAGGCTGTCAGAATCACCTTTCAGTACCAAGTGTCATTAATAGCAAAAACATCAATACTCTCCTTGGCAAACAGGGGTACGGTACCCAACTGAAACTTAAGATATGATGATTAAGATtgatgtgtaagtgatgaatcactaaattctacccctgaaatcattattacaccacATGTTaaacttggatttaagtaaaatttaaaaattaaaaaaaaaaaaaagaaagagaagataagaTGATTTCTCAAAGTTAAAAGTAACAGAGatggagcgcctggctggctcagagggtGCAATGTGcaactcttgttctcagggtcttgagttcaaagTAACAGAGAGATTTACCTGCATCACTACCTCCATGGTTAGATTTTGGAATGGGTGGTGGAGTGACATGATTGCTGATGGCAACTGAGGAGGATGGTGGGGGGATAGTGACTTTGCCTCCAGGTGGGGGCGGGAGCAAGCTCAGGCCCCCAGTTCCTGCAGCCTTGGGCTTGGAAGCACCACCTTTCTTAGTTGTAATgttctataaaaaagaaaacagagaagaaagagaaagaaaaagtcacaagCTTATTATGGAAATTCAGGGAGCGGGAGGAAAGAAACCATACTCACCCCAATACTCAACTTGATGGTCTGTCCTTCCTTGAAGCCCAGATCCAACTTGGGACGAGTGTCCATTTCCTGAGATTCTCTGGAAATCTCAGATTCCTGCTTTACCCACCTTCAGTAAAAGAGTAAATTATCTCAATTTGGGACTACCTGAAAGCAGAGCTGACACACAAATTTGAGTGTAACTGGCTTATGTGAAACAGGACTCCAGAAAGCAGAGTGAAGGAACATGAaaagtgaggaaggaaaagaagaaaagccaaaacAGGGCAACAGGGTTCAATATCACCGAGGAGCCATTCAGAATGCATATTTAACTTGTCCCTCCAAAGGAGGGCATTTAGCTGCCAATTTCCACCCGCCATGGGTGAGGGCTGCCCCTGAGGGGACGTTAATTCCTCCGTCCTTCCGGACTGCATCCCTGTGCCAACTGAGTGCACTTCCACAATTTCAGAGTTCTGAGGCAGAAAAGCAGACTTATGCCTGCCCTTGAAGTAGGAAGCTGACCATGCATGGCGCTGTCCACCACAGCTGTGGCAAAACTGAAGCAATGTCGTTGCAGGAGACATACAACACGTCAGCTACACAAAGCAACAAAACTGGCATGTAACTCCTCCT
It encodes the following:
- the NECAP1 gene encoding adaptin ear-binding coat-associated protein 1 isoform X2, whose amino-acid sequence is MAAELEYESVLCVKPDVSVYRIPPRASNRGYRASDWKLDQPDWTGRLRITSKGKIAYIKLEDKVSGELFAQAPVEQYPGIAVETVTDSSRYFVIRIQDGTGRSAFIGIGFTDRGDAFDFNVSLQDHFKWVKQESEISRESQEMDTRPKLDLGFKEGQTIKLSIGNITTKKGGASKPKAAGTGGLSLLPPPPGGKVTIPPPSSSVAISNHVTPPPIPKSNHGGSDADILLDLDAPAPVPAPAPAPVSASNDLWGDFSTASSSVPNQAPQPSNWVQF